Proteins encoded within one genomic window of Deinococcus aquaedulcis:
- a CDS encoding DUF7007 domain-containing protein, giving the protein MSPSPLPVDASPWGPVLEREDVMPGVVYVTTHRHGGYHLAPEVNARIPADVRQESGWYEQDIQGALCAHFVPFEGADPVQVAVVIETQYPQLYARMVRGEV; this is encoded by the coding sequence ATGAGCCCTTCCCCCCTCCCTGTTGATGCCAGTCCCTGGGGGCCGGTGCTGGAGCGCGAGGACGTGATGCCCGGAGTGGTTTACGTGACCACCCACCGCCACGGCGGTTACCACCTGGCGCCAGAGGTCAATGCGCGTATTCCCGCCGACGTGCGCCAGGAGAGCGGGTGGTACGAGCAGGACATTCAGGGAGCGCTGTGCGCCCACTTCGTGCCGTTCGAGGGCGCCGATCCTGTGCAGGTGGCCGTGGTGATTGAGACGCAGTACCCGCAGCTCTATGCCCGGATGGTGCGGGGGGAGGTATGA
- a CDS encoding bifunctional DNA primase/polymerase, with protein MTVYSDEPEQMFKEACVRVERGLSVIPTGGGISPKAKQPHHEALKATGHFTINREGKRRSSWKEMQRRLPTREELEAWYLEHRARGLGIVTGQVSGWVVIDVDPAGLGLLQELGWAPHVLTPSGGAHLYLKHPGWYVASNASHAGGTLPPGFDVRGDGGYIMAPPSRNRAGTYRRTDVRRALDIEAVPEEVTVDGVIYPLRAALGLVRPAPVAKASRSEGTAPGNEDDQVPVWLMIDRAAEYASESRNKGAFMFGLWMHANGYLQSAAERHVEEYVGLVADLRHGQFTLKEARQAVASAYRYDRQEPWVRQEQDEHAA; from the coding sequence ATGACGGTGTATAGCGACGAACCTGAGCAGATGTTTAAAGAAGCCTGCGTACGGGTAGAACGCGGTCTGTCCGTCATCCCCACGGGGGGCGGGATCAGCCCCAAGGCCAAGCAACCCCACCATGAGGCCCTGAAAGCGACCGGCCATTTCACGATCAACCGCGAGGGCAAGCGCCGGAGCAGCTGGAAGGAAATGCAGCGCCGTCTGCCCACGCGTGAGGAGCTGGAGGCCTGGTATCTGGAACACCGCGCCCGGGGCCTGGGGATTGTGACGGGTCAGGTGTCTGGCTGGGTGGTCATTGACGTGGACCCGGCCGGCCTGGGGCTCCTGCAGGAACTGGGCTGGGCCCCCCACGTGCTGACCCCGAGCGGCGGCGCGCACCTGTACCTCAAGCACCCCGGCTGGTACGTGGCCAGCAACGCCAGTCACGCGGGCGGCACCCTACCCCCCGGCTTTGATGTGCGCGGCGACGGCGGCTACATCATGGCCCCGCCATCCCGCAACCGCGCCGGCACCTACCGCCGCACGGACGTTCGCCGGGCCCTGGACATCGAGGCCGTGCCGGAAGAAGTGACGGTGGACGGCGTGATCTACCCGCTGCGCGCCGCCCTGGGCCTGGTGCGCCCGGCGCCGGTGGCGAAGGCCAGTCGCAGCGAGGGCACGGCGCCGGGCAACGAGGACGACCAGGTGCCGGTGTGGCTGATGATTGACCGTGCGGCCGAATACGCCAGCGAATCCAGGAACAAGGGCGCATTTATGTTCGGGCTGTGGATGCATGCCAACGGCTACCTCCAGAGTGCCGCTGAACGCCACGTCGAAGAGTACGTGGGACTGGTAGCGGATCTGCGCCACGGTCAGTTCACCCTTAAAGAAGCCCGGCAGGCAGTGGCCAGTGCCTACCGGTACGACAGACAAGAGCCCTGGGTCCGCCAGGAACAGGATGAGCACGCGGCCTGA
- a CDS encoding ParA family protein: MPKIISVGNMKGGVGKTTTSIHLAQHLGRKGKTLLLDADEKLQCAVYWRGGDYEGWTFDAMPYSDVRPEHTASCEYVVLDTKGNEQGDDLVTLARNSALLIIPTKPDGVSATGLLRTLQPLIDAGIQNYRVLIVANVGGRGEELRDALAEQGVPVMTSIVRHSTAVGDVSDRRQPLEAYTSNRYAKLVSLDYGSVAREVLSHV; this comes from the coding sequence ATGCCCAAGATCATCAGCGTCGGAAACATGAAGGGGGGCGTGGGCAAGACCACGACCTCGATCCACTTGGCCCAGCATCTTGGGCGAAAGGGTAAGACCCTGCTTCTGGACGCCGACGAGAAGCTGCAATGTGCGGTGTACTGGCGCGGTGGAGACTACGAAGGCTGGACCTTTGATGCGATGCCCTACAGCGACGTGCGCCCGGAGCACACGGCCAGTTGCGAATACGTGGTGCTGGATACCAAAGGCAACGAGCAAGGTGACGACCTGGTGACCCTGGCCCGGAACAGCGCCCTGCTGATCATCCCCACCAAACCTGACGGTGTGAGCGCCACTGGCCTGCTGCGCACGCTGCAGCCCCTGATTGATGCTGGCATTCAGAACTACCGGGTGCTGATTGTGGCGAACGTTGGTGGCCGCGGTGAGGAACTGCGCGACGCCCTGGCCGAGCAGGGGGTGCCGGTCATGACGAGCATTGTTCGCCACAGCACCGCCGTTGGAGACGTCTCCGACCGCCGCCAGCCCCTGGAGGCATACACCAGCAACCGCTACGCCAAGCTGGTCAGCTTGGATTACGGCAGCGTGGCCCGCGAGGTCCTGAGCCATGTCTAA